One window of the Halobacillus litoralis genome contains the following:
- a CDS encoding polyprenyl synthetase family protein, whose protein sequence is MQLSEYLNQKRRLINEQLKLYVRDYSVPGRIQDAMMYSIEAGGKRLRPILLMATAEAFGADEQKAIGVASSLEMIHTYSLIHDDLPAMDNDDMRRGMPTSHKQFDEATAILAGDALLTLSSQIIAEDSSLDAHERVYLIRELSKASGATGMVEGQMQDMLSENKKVSLEQLESIHKNKTGQLLRFSIIAGAYLGKAAGDSKEEITKMAEAIGLIFQIQDDILDVTGDADKIGKPIGSDEDNLKSTYPQLLGVEGAKKQKEKYVLTAQESLKNAGVEGTYLSALIDYLSSRDY, encoded by the coding sequence GTGCAATTATCGGAATATTTGAACCAAAAACGCCGATTAATTAATGAACAGCTGAAACTCTATGTGCGGGATTATTCCGTACCCGGAAGAATCCAGGATGCCATGATGTATTCTATCGAAGCGGGAGGTAAACGTCTTCGGCCGATTTTACTTATGGCTACGGCGGAAGCTTTTGGGGCTGATGAGCAAAAAGCAATAGGGGTGGCTTCCAGTCTTGAAATGATTCACACGTATTCACTTATCCATGATGATTTGCCAGCAATGGATAACGACGATATGCGAAGAGGCATGCCTACAAGTCATAAGCAGTTCGATGAGGCGACGGCCATTTTAGCTGGTGATGCATTATTGACATTGAGCTCCCAAATAATTGCAGAAGATTCCAGTCTTGATGCTCATGAGCGGGTATATTTGATTCGCGAACTCTCTAAGGCGAGTGGGGCGACAGGAATGGTCGAAGGGCAAATGCAGGATATGCTGAGCGAAAATAAAAAAGTTTCCCTGGAACAGCTGGAAAGCATTCATAAGAATAAAACTGGCCAATTATTACGTTTCTCCATTATAGCTGGAGCGTACCTTGGTAAAGCTGCAGGTGATTCTAAAGAAGAAATCACCAAAATGGCGGAAGCAATTGGGCTCATTTTTCAAATCCAGGATGATATTCTTGATGTTACTGGAGACGCAGATAAAATCGGTAAGCCGATTGGAAGTGACGAAGACAATCTGAAGAGTACCTATCCGCAACTGTTGGGAGTGGAAGGGGCTAAGAAACAAAAAGAGAAATATGTCTTGACGGCCCAGGAATCTTTGAAAAATGCCGGCGTCGAAGGGACTTATCTTTCTGCATTAATCGATTATCTCAGCAGCCGTGATTACTGA